The Patagioenas fasciata isolate bPatFas1 chromosome 3, bPatFas1.hap1, whole genome shotgun sequence genome contains a region encoding:
- the ZC2HC1B gene encoding zinc finger C2HC domain-containing protein 1B produces MSRVPGMELNEATARSQDLIPCKTCGRHFAQDVLLRHDPICKKVFNKKRKPFNSLKQRLQGTEVATVRRQLPQKNQPQKKSNWRQHHEDFINAIRSAKQVTKALKEGRPLPPPPPPSINPGL; encoded by the exons ATGAGTCGAGTACCAGGAATGGAGTTAAATGAAGCAA CTGCCCGAAGTCAAGATCTGATTCCCTGTAAAACCTGTGGAAGACATTTCGCCCAAGATGTTCTG CTGAGACACGATCCAATATGCAAGAAAGTCTTCAACAAGAAGCGCAAGCCCTTCAACTCTTTGAAACAGAGACTGCAGGGAACAGAAGTCGCCACTGTGAGGAGGCAGCTCCCACAAAAG AATCAGCCACAGAAAAAATCTAACTGGAGGCAGCACCATGAGGATTTTATTAATGCTATTAGATCAGCCAAGCAAGTCACAAAAGCTCTGAAGGAGGGCCGCCCCCTTCCACCTCCTCCCCCACCAAGCATCAATCCAGGTTTGTGA
- the LTV1 gene encoding protein LTV1 homolog gives MPHRKKKPFIDKKKAVTFHLVHRSQRDPLAADDTAPQRVLLPTQKGHEEQRREEQRKYGVFFDDDYDYLQHLKEASGPSELVPSVHGQQSRIVVTSEGHIEDEIQRVPAPSIKLPSSVFATEFEEVVGLLNKAAPVSGPRLDFDPDIVAALDDDFDFDNPENILEDDFVLQANEPQKGGSDAEDEDEWEDVEDDSDEKDSCSNGNDYDSDSPLSDDGFNGQTKEFLFMQEETRSRFTEYSMSSSVMRRNEQLTLLDDRFEKFFEQFDEDEIGALDNVELEGYINTDNARLQEVLNDYFKEKAKDCVKLDALEPCEDVDSPVDEESEEEKEEIVTVVIEEPKEKWDCESILSTYSNLYNHPTLIKEPSKPKPIKISQKTGIPLHILPQKGLTIKQIERMQMINSSDLPKASTQPRSKDESKEDRKARKQAIKEERKERRMEKKANKLAFKVEKTRQEKELLNLKQNVQGLKLS, from the exons ATG CctcacaggaaaaagaaacccTTCATAGACAAGAAGAAAGCGGTAACGTTTCATTTAGTGCACAGAAGTCAGAGGGATCCACTTGCTGCTGATGATACAGCACCCCAGAGAGTTCTGCTTCCCACACAGAAA GGCCATGAGGAGcaaaggagggaagagcagcgGAAATATGGAGTCTTCTTTGATGATGACTATGACTATTTGCAGCATCTGAAAGAAGCCTCTGGTCCCTCTGAGCTTGTCCCTTCTGTGCATGGACAGCAAAGCAGAATTGTTGTCACAAGTGAGGGGCACATAGAAGATGAAATTCAGCGAGTTCCA GCTCCATCTATTAAGTTGCCTTCTTCAGTATTTGCCACAGAGTTTGAAGAAGTTGTGGGCTTGTTGAATAAAGCTGCTCCTGTTTCAG GACCACGGCTAGATTTCGATCCTGATATTGTTGCAGCTCTTGATGATGATTTTGACTTTGACAATCCAGAAAATATCCTGGAAGATGATTTTGTTCTGCAAGCAAATGAACCACAGAAAGG GGGATCAGATGCTGAGGATGAAGATGAATGGGAAGATGTGGAGGATGACAGTGATGAAAAGGATAGTTGCAGTAATGGTAACGACTATGATTCAGACAGTCCTTTATCAGATGATGGGTTTAATGGACAAACAAAAGAATTCCTTTTTATGCAAGAAGAAACCAGGAGTCGTTTCACAGAATATTCTATGTCATCTTCAGTAATGAGAAGGAATGAGCAGTTAACCTTGTTGGATGACAGATTTGAGAAG ttttttgaACAATTTGATGAAGATGAAATTGGAGCCTTGGACAATGTGGAATTAGAAGGTTATATTAACACAGACAATGCTCGGCTGCAAGAGGTCCTGAATGATTACTTCAAAGAGAAAGCGAAGGA TTGTGTGAAATTGGATGCTCTTGAACCCTGTGAAGATGTAGACTCTCCTGTGGATGAAGAAAgcgaagaagaaaaggaagaaatcgTAACTGTAGTTATTGAGGAACCAAAAGAAAAGTGGGATTGTGAATCCATTTTGA GTACATATTCCAACTTATATAATCACCCAACACTTATTAAGGAGCCATCAAAG CCCAAACCAATAAAAATTTCCCAGAAGACTGGAATTCCCCTACACATCTTGCCTCAGAAGGGTCTTACTATTAAGCAGATTGAACGCATGCAAATGATTAACAGCAGTGACCTGCCGAAAGCATCAACACAGCCCCGTTCCAAAGACGAGAGCAAAGAGGATCGCAAAGCTAGAAAACAGGCAATAAAAGAGGAGCGAAAG GAACGCAGGATGGAGAAGAAAGCCAACAAGCTAGCCTTCAAAGtggagaaaacaaggcaagaaaaaGAGCTGCTCAATCTGAAACAAAACGTTCAAGGACTGAAACTGTCTTGA